Proteins co-encoded in one Chloroflexota bacterium genomic window:
- a CDS encoding helix-turn-helix domain-containing protein: MSTVEEYLDRMLTVNEVAHLFNVHPGTVRRWEKKGQLKSYRLGPKKVIRFRKEELYSFINHSNPEDLEAQ, from the coding sequence ATGTCAACCGTTGAAGAGTATCTTGACCGAATGCTTACCGTAAATGAAGTGGCGCATCTCTTTAACGTGCACCCTGGTACGGTGAGACGCTGGGAAAAGAAAGGGCAACTGAAATCATACCGCCTTGGACCAAAAAAGGTAATTAGATTCAGAAAAGAAGAGCTATATAGCTTTATCAATCATAGTAACCCGGAAGACCTGGAAGCTCAGTGA